A stretch of Malassezia japonica chromosome 6, complete sequence DNA encodes these proteins:
- a CDS encoding uncharacterized protein (EggNog:ENOG503P4JN): MPERRRRCAQCGSTRFRLLAAQLVCAAGHIQRDFRVEAAHDEDGFGTQITTRARTVHRASQREAAHAERRRRQLHARRVARGRTPLVVPGSAEHAALDDRDSAYLYGPRATFALVEAFQLMLRAQIAAVQQLYHVEIEGAAREVWALHVSSASLPAAPYDAARREKRASPPRPMYRVGRQRYVDDAPRAHLETVSLRSTVAVVYLALVLRRVPVTLGELREHIQAGSLPFLHAARRLPAALVDSLSYSDLSYAGLDSEVVPSVMELHRRAGDIATRLHLDNGLVFPEVNAAPILQRLVHRMLLPAPMYVGAKALLSFLHIDMHVRNVSVKLPRARSRSRDSDTSDAEGEPSVTSYSRNAAIPRCVMLMAALLVMAKLQWGLDGQPRSAAPRELHGAVAHAGAPPFHAWLETLQTSVANGPFCPWDTETDVLGLSDTQVDAYLDFFEKEFAAGHVPSSMSHARRDGIADLLSFGDERGQGAVDRAAIRAEQRARHAALRAALYAAPAHDAGTLEAGEAYPVYAHDPSGTLPRDFLHVVHAANRVLGLDTGPVPQFQGTEVKHARDQEILLDTVMQLDEALLMTLQRKRNARGK; the protein is encoded by the exons ATGCCagagcggcgccggcgctgtgcgcaatgcggcagcacgcgcttccggctcctcgcggcgcagctcgtctgTGCTGCGGGGCATATCCAGCGCGACTTTCGCGTggaagcggcgcacgatGAGGACGGATTCGGGACGCAGatcacgacgcgcgcgcgcaccgtccaccgcgcgtcgcagcgcgaagcggcgcatgccgagcggcggcggaggcagctgcacgcgcgccgcgtcgcgcgcgggcgcacgccgctcgtcgtgccGGGGTCCGCAGagcatgcggcgctcgacgaccgcgaTTCGGCCTATCTGTacgggccgcgcgcgacgtttgcgctggtcgaggcgTTCCAGCTGATGCTCCGTGCGCAGATCGCCGCGGTCCAGCAGCTGTATCACGTAGAGATTGagggtgcggcgcgcgaggtgtgGGCGCTGCATGTGTCGAGTGCGTCGCtgcccgcggcgccgtacgacgcggcgcggcgcgaaaaacgcgcgtcgccgccgcggcccatGTACCGCGTAGGGCGCCAGCGgtacgtcgacgacgcgccgcgcgcgcacctcgagacggtgtcgctgcgctcgaccgtCGCGGTGGTGTACCTCGCGCTGGTgctccgccgcgtgccggtcacgctcggcgagctgcgagA GCATATCCAGGCGGGCTCGCTGCCGTTtctgcacgccgcgcggcgcctgcccgcggcgctcgtcgactcGCTGTCGTACAGCGACCTGTCCTATGCGGGGCTCGATAGCGAggtcgtgccgagcgtcaTGGAactgcaccgccgcgcgggggatatcgcgacgcgcttgcACCTCGACAATGGCCTCGTGTTTCCCGAGGTGAATGCAGCGCCGATCCTCCAGCGGCTCGTGCACCGCATGCTGCTCCCGGCGCCCATGTACGtcggcgccaaggcgctcctcTCGTTTTTGCACATTGACATGCATGTGCGGAACGTATCGGTGAAGCTTCCCAGGGCAcgcagccgctcgcgcgactcggacacgagcgacgccgagggcgagccgAGCGTCACAAGCTACTCGCGCAACGCGGCGATTCCGCGCTGCGTCATGCTCATGGCGGCACTCCTCGTGATGGCCAAGCTGCAGTGGGGGCTCGACGGGCAaccgcgcagcgccgcgccgcgcgagctccacggcgccgtcgcacacgcaggcgcgccgccgttcCACGCGtggctcgagacgctccaGACGTCGGTCGCCAACGGGCCATTCTGCCCGTGGGATACCGAGACCGACGTCCTGGGCTTGTCCGATACCCAGGTCGACGCGTACCTCGACTTTTTCGAAAAGGAGTTTGCCGCAGGGCATGTGCCGTCGTCAATGagccacgcacgccgcgacggcATCGCCGACCTGCTTTCGTTTGGCGACGAACGCGGACAGGGTGCCGTGGACCGTGCGGCgatccgcgccgagcagcgtgcgcggcacgcggcgctgcgtgccgcgctctATGCGGCGCCTGCACACGACGcaggcacgctcgaggcagGCGAGGCGTACCCGGTGTACGCCCACGACCCGTCCGGCACGCTTCCGCGCGACTTTTTGCACGTCGTCCACGCCGCGAACCGCGTGCTGGGCCTCGACACGGGCCCTGTCCCGCAGTTCCAGGGCACCGAAGTGAAGCACGCACGCGACCAAGAGATCCTCCTCGACACGGTGATGcagctggacgaggcgctgctcatGACCctccagcgcaagcgcaacgCGCGGGGGAAGTAA
- the MLP1 gene encoding Protein mlp1 (EggNog:ENOG503NWQR; COG:S): MGDLEARVAALEDEKRKLLSSWQRERDENARKEEELAAYAARTQSMRTELSKVNLALEQAQSAESTSKYKARTLEQQLSLARQDTEWARSALQREHETNASARAELTTRLTRAETALDLATQERSSAAAQLAQAERALNDTQAKHAESAARITQLQSAAAAQEHDARLEINGLQRTIELGEARVQHAERRAAQLEAACDELVAKCGEREGAAQDLADEERAATASLREENAALQAALDRLAASLGVQVKDGEVEQPSLSTAASFAAHVQRDGKSFSEVYLDLVRTDEELRRERAETGRLEGVLAEVMADLDAHAPQLKAQRDENAALRAELDEALAELATAAEVRDAAQETAAEAQRELARVEREHTLATQQLEDTGLQVRTLLREVILLRDPSAAERMEDDGTPLDVPSTDIHTIITQELVTFRSLSELCAQNKRLLHALRELGNKMEAMDDKAAQSNDDAVQEAAALLEKVRDELEAERASSENLRRERDMFRSACLATESAPPPPVPAADTEPLRTELASSRAEAQRACAARDAAQERLAILQHTAELHQSQLAESRQQMERLHGLLASRDQAVQAKEQALLTNHGTIEQLRAELASATTEARVSAEQRDALLDENSKLSLAKSTAEQALAEAQSVRTDDAHKRSSEYDRLRDDAAQLRIALAAAEARAGEEQTQATNATLRREIETRALQERLDTLVQQHTSAREALATAQANAMHAERRATDLLGQLEQAKSFTALFEKQLAAAEESRKAAAAAALGAADAASASGLSPERQLEMELMDVRRGRAAAQAETLEAKEKLQASVDAQTQLQQSLDAAIAERDAAQAQHTAAATAAEQASAEHQAALAAKDAEVTSLREALDNAHAERDAQKTAFANEKRELEDALAGLSTAEKEAEDNAPQAWDEVRKFARAAKEAETRAADAAHAQSEAQGEIERLRTELQRVVSESDALRHARDVADAENNRSALAAETHARSLEKTIDTLKTQRDELQEQNTQLHGHLEAVGKRSAAEGEADVASAGDLHQVIRYLRREKEALELQAELARQEQARLRQALDKAEQDATALRTELAEAKAPSDAPNTQYAELLDKINQLSSLREHVTTLKEAKQALETRAESLSSQLSAAQQELQPGREQLQSAQVELETCQSQLRVVQEDVARWKSRTEGLLKSSGVTEALEKAEAERKEAQAQVETARAELESEKTRLSSELQTANARFEQLREQVRARITQERRSVAEATERGNQLQQEKDAAAAKAEEEKKALEEQVQALQAKIDEQAKEPMQTDGQPEAKPESKAEGEGEQPNWEAEKAALAEQLRAKTEECEKHKNFARTFLKDKRAAEALVKEKTAQLEELEKKLAEGGQGKGVAKTEGGGEAAEGKASGAEATDSATDAQPEASESKPETAGSKPEASESKPETAGATPAADAPTAPEDETVEGLRKRIAELESLLAAANARIAELEAASASSDTAAKDAKIEELTKQLAAPDGLQAAIEAKEAELKAHYQSLLQTRYDDGKHEATLRNTIMLKQRDNKITKLTAEIQELKIKLGIASDAPAPKPTPKPKAEEKEKPEEKSEAKAEATPARPAVVRGGAPARGGRGGGPKPVPLLQRAKPAEGTSIRGAAATRGAPAKRGAVSVAGGAKRKRELAASTSSTDNDKPKGAPKKSRGDDAE, encoded by the exons ATGggcgacctcgaggcgcgcgtcgctgcgctcgaggacgagaagCGCAAGCTTCTGTCCAGCTGGCAGCGTGAGCGCGACGAAAATGCGCGCAAAGAAGAGGAGCTCgctgcgtacgccgcgcgtACGCAGTCGATGCGCACGGAGCTGTCCAAGGTGAACCTCGCCCTGGAGCAGGCACAGAGTGCCGAGAGCACCAGCAAG TACAAagcacgcacgctcgagcagcagctttcgctcgcgcgccaggaCACAGAGtgggcacgcagcgcgctgcagcgcgaaCACGAAACCAatgcgagcgcacgcgcagaactcacgacgcgcctcacgcgcgccgagaccgCGCTGGACCTCGCGACACAGgagcgctcgagcgccgcggcacagctcgcgcaggcggagcgtgcgctaAACGATACACAGGCAAAGCACGCGGaatcggcggcgcgcatcacCCAACTCCAaagcgcggccgccgcgcaggagcacgacgcgcgcctcgagatCAAcgggctgcagcgcacgattgagctcggcgaggcgcgcgtgcagcatgccgagcgccgcgccgctcagctcgaggcggcgtgcgACGAATTGGTCGCCAagtgcggcgagcgcgaagGCGCAGCCCAGGACTTGGCCGACGAGGAACGCGCGGCGACtgcctcgctgcgcgaggagaacgcggcgctgcaggcggcgctcgaccgcctcgcggcgagCCTCGGCGTCCAGGTCAAGGACGGCGAGGTGGAGCAGCCCAGCCTCTCGACCGCTGCCTCGTTCGCCGCCCATGTCCAGCGGGACGGCAAGAGCTTCAGCGAGGTGTACCTCGACCTCGTGCGcacggacgaggagctgcggcgcgagcgcgccgaaaCGGGGCGCCTCGAGGGCGTCCTGGCCGAAGTCATGGCCGATCTGGACGcccatgcgccgcagctcaaggcgcagcgcgacgagaacgccgcgctgcgtgccgagctcgacgaggcgctcgcggagctcgcgaccgccgccgaggtgcgcgacgcggcccaagagaccgccgccgaggcgcagcgcgagctcgcgcgtgtcgagcgcgagcacacgcttgcgacgcagcagctcgaagATACCGGCCTCCAagtgcgcacgctgctgcgcgaggtcatcctgctgcgcgacccctccgcggcggagcgcatGGAAGACGACGggacgccgctcgacgtgccgagcacggaTATCCACACCATCATTACGCAAGAACTCGTCACCTTCCGCTCCCTGTCGGAGCTCTGTGCGCAGAACAAGCGCCTGCTTCATgccctgcgcgagctcggcaacaAGATGGAGGCGATGGACGACAAGGCGGCGCAGTCCAACGACGACGCCGTGCAAgaagccgcggcgctcctcgaaaAGGTCAgggacgagctcgaggcggagcgcgcctcgagcgagaatctgcgccgcgagcgcgacatgttccgcagcgcgtgcctcgcgaccgagtcggcgccgccgccgcctgtGCCGGCAGCCGACACGGAGCCCCtccgcaccgagctcgcgtCTTCCagggccgaggcgcagcgtgcgtgcgccgctcgcgacgctgcgcaagagcgcctcgccatcCTCCAGCacaccgccgagctgcaccaATCGCAGCTTGCCGAGTCGCGGCAGCAgatggagcgcctgcacggcctgctCGCGAGCCGTGACCAGGCTGTCCaggccaaggagcaggcgctccttACCAACCACGGCAcgatcgagcagctgcgtgcggagctcgcctcggcgacgaccgaggcgcgcgtcagcgccgagcagcgcgacgcgctcctcgacgaaAACAGCAAGCTCTCGCTCGCCAAGagcaccgccgagcaggcgctcgccgaggcgcagtcggtgcgcaccgacgaTGCACACAAGCGCAGCTCCGAGTacgaccgcctgcgcgacgacgcggcgcagctgcgcatcgccctcgccgctgccgaagcgcgtgcGGGCGAGGAGCAGACGCAGGCGACCAATGCGACGCTCCGCCGCGAAATCGAGACGCGCGCTCTGCAGGAACgtctcgacacgctcgtgcagcagcacACGAGCgcccgcgaggcgctcgcgacggcgcaggcgaatgcgatgcacgccgagcgccgcgcgaccgacctgctcggccagctcgagcaggccaagTCCTTCACGGCCCTCTTTGagaagcagctcgcggccgccgaaGAGAGCCGcaaggccgcggccgcggctgctctcggcgcggcggatgcggcgtcggcgagcggcctctcgcccgagcgccagctcgagaTGGAGCTgatggacgtgcgccgcggccgcgccgcggctcaggccgagacgctcgaggcgaaaGAAAAGCTCCaggcgagcgtcgacgcTCAGACGCAACTCCagcagtcgctcgacgcggcgatcgccgagcgcgatgcggcgcaggcgcagcacaccgccgccgccaccgcggccgagcaggcctctgccgagcaccaggcggcgctcgcggcaaAAGACGCCGAAGTgacgtcgctgcgcgaggcgctcgacaacgcgcacgccgagcgcgacgcgcaaaAGACCGCGTTTGCCAacgagaagcgcgagctcgaagacgcgctcgccggcctgTCCACcgccgagaaggaggccgaggacaatgcgccgcaggcctgggacgaggtgcgcaagtttgcgcgcgccgccaaagaggccgagacgcgcgccgcggacgCGGCCCACGCCCAGAGCGAGGCGCAAGGCGAaatcgagcgcctgcgcaccgagctgcagcgtgtcgtctcggagagcgacgcactgcgccacgcacgcGACGTTGCGGATGCCGAGAACAACCGCAGCGCGCTTGCTGCCgagacgcacgcgcgctcgctcgaAAAGACCATCGACACGCTcaagacgcagcgcgacgagctccaggAGCAAAacacgcagctgcacggccacctcgaggccgtcggcaagcgctcggcggccgaaGGCGAGGCGGACGTCGCGAGTGCCGGCGACCTGCACCAGGTCATCCGgtacctgcgccgcgaaaaggaggcgctcgagctccaggcggagctcgcgcggcaagagcaggcgcgcctgcgccaggcgctcgacaaggccgagcaggacgcCACGGCTCtccgcaccgagctcgccgaggccaaggcgccgagcgacgcgcccaaCACGCAgtacgccgagctcctcgacaagATCAACCAgctctcgtcgctgcgtgagcacgTCACGACGCTCAAGGAAGcgaagcaggcgctcgagacgcgcgccgagtcgctTTCCTCGCAgctcagcgccgcgcagcaggagctgcagccGGGCCGCGAACAGCTGCAGAgcgcgcaggtcgagctcgagacgtGCCAGAGCCagctgcgcgtcgtccaggaggacgtcgcgcggtGGAAGAGCCGCACCGAGGGCCTCCTCAAGTCGTCCGGTGTCACCGAGGCCCTCGagaaggccgaggccgagcgcaaagaggcgcaggcacaGGTCGAGaccgcgcgtgccgagctcgagtcAGAAAAGACGCGCCTTTCGTCCGAGCTGCAGACCGCCAATGCACGcttcgagcagctgcgtgaACAAGTCCGTGCGCGCATcacgcaggagcgccgctcggtggccgaggcgaccgAGCGTGGCAACCAGCTCCAGCAGGAGAaggacgccgcggcggccaaggcggagGAAGAGAagaaggcgctcgaggaacaggtgcaggcgctccaggccAAGATCGATgagcaggccaaggagcCGATGCAGACCGACGGGCAGCCAGAGGCCAAGCCGGAGTccaaggccgagggcgagggcgagcagCCCAACTGGGAGGCCGaaaaggcggcgctcgccgagcagctgcgcgccaaGACGGAAGAGTGCGAGAAGCACAAAAACTTTGCGCGCACCTTCCTGAAGGACAAGCGCGcagccgaggcgctggtcaAGGAAAAgacggcgcagctcgaagagctcgagaagaagctcgccgagggcggCCAGGGCAAAGGTGTGGCCAAGACGGAAGGCGgaggcgaggcggccgagggcAAGGCCTCGGGGGCTGAGGCCACCGACTCTGCCACGGACGCGCAGCCCGAGGCTTCCGAGTCCAAGCCAGAGACGGCCGGGTCCAAGCCCGAGGCTTCCGAGTCCAAGCCAGAAACGGCCGGGGccacgccggcggccgatGCCCCCAccgcgcccgaggacgagaCGGTCGAGggcctgcgcaagcgcatcgccgagctcgagtcgctcctCGCTGCGGCCAACGcccgcatcgccgagctcgaggcggcgagTGCCTCCTCCGATACCGCGGCCAAGGACGCCAAGATCGAGGAGCTGACGAAGCaactcgctgcgcccgaCGGCCTGCAAGCTGCGATCGAGGCCAAGGAAGCCGAGCTCAAGGCGCACTACCAATCGCTTCTCCAGACGCGCTACGACGACGGAAAGCAcgaggcgacgctgcgcaatACCATCATGCtcaagcagcgcgacaaCAAGATTACCAAGCTCACTGCCGAGATCCAGGAGCTCAAGATCAAGCTCGGCATTGcgtccgacgcgccggcgccgaagCCCACGCCGAAGCCCAAGGCGGAGGAGAAGGAGAAGCCCGAGGAGAAGTCCGAGGCGAAGGCAGAGgcgacgcccgcgcgccctgccgtcgtccgcggcggagcgcctgcgcgtggcggccgtggcggcgGCCCCAAGCCCGTCCCCCTCCTCCAGCGCGCCAAGCCCGCTGAAGGCACGTCGatccgcggcgcggccgcgacgcgcggtgcgcccgcgaagcgcggcgccgtgtcgGTCGCGGGTGGCGCGAAGCGGAAGCGCGAGCttgccgcgtcgacgtcgagcacggACAACGACAAGCCCAAAGGCGCTCCGAAAAAGTCGcgaggcgacgacgcggagTAG
- a CDS encoding uncharacterized protein (COG:S; EggNog:ENOG503P5SX) produces the protein MSSSDAFQPIASHALTAFPHLNAAGFEASKVFALTALYLANPPQGFPSQGSLRKNLASLYLFVIHPSARSTKGRHVPAHRAKMIPEMWYLHITKKSIDIGRGRPPMTMLGRRRRAEIVIECTDRDLVDMATGKARAQTLYENGKLAIRGKLDKALEVSKVIAHERSKLYRVVTSEPGDDNEIGQIEFNEDAHGYSIGSSVRARL, from the exons ATGTCGAGCTCGGACGCTTTCCAGCCCATCGCTAGCCACGCACTCACTGCTTTCCCTCACCTGAATGCTGCGGGCTTTGAAGCGAGCAAG GTGTTTGCCCTCACTGCACTCTATCTCGCCAACCCCCCGCAGGGCTTCCCGTCTCAGggctcgctgcgcaagaaCCTTGCGTCGCTCTACCTTTTTGTTATCCACCCGTCTGCTCGCTCGACCAAGGGCAGGCATGTTCCGGCCCACCGCGCCAAGATGATCCCGGAGATGTGGTACCTGCACATCACCAAAAAGTCGATCGACATCGGCCGCGGTCGCCCGCCCATGACCATGctgggccgccgccgccgtgccgagATTGTGATCGAGTGCA CCGACCGCGACCTGGTGGACATGGCCACTGGCAAGGCCCGTGCACAGACCCTGTACGAAAACGGCAAGCTCGCCATCCGCGGCAAGCTTGACAAGGCGCTGGAGGTGAGCAAGGTCATTGCCCACGAGCGCTCGAAGCTCTACCGCGTCGTCACCAGCGAGCCGGGCGACGACAACGAGATCGGCCAGATCGAGTTCAACGAGGACGCCCACGGTTACAGCATCGGCTCCTCGGTCCGCGCACGCCTGTAA
- the GET1 gene encoding GET complex subunit get1 (SECRETED:SignalP(1-19); EggNog:ENOG503P1QW; TransMembrane:1 (n4-11c16/17o98-119i); COG:U) — translation MMHPALLIFLVSLVNQTITWLGRDTLQDFLYKIYQRIVNRAAFKRLSTAKKELFETRQQLNMTSSQDEFSKWAKLRRKVDKLTAEVEEQNKTISSSQFFFSILFKVFMFVLNMAIPTIISSYFSTTPMFFLPPGDWFGPLGYLFSFPKAPIGAVSTTVWTTVCGRVLSLVGAYCRELFVKDPVLDMDEKAQQAAPKIPVPEAPLAEKSAPATTLKQRKATASDE, via the exons ATGATGCACCCCGCGCTACTTATTTTCCTGGTGTCGCTCGTGAACCAGACCATTACATGGCTGGGccgcgacacgctgcaGGACTTT TTGTACAAGATTTACCAGCGGATCGTGAACCGGGCTGCGTTCAAGCGCCTGTCGACCGCGAAGAAGGAGCTCTTTGAGACGCGGCAGCAGTTGAACATGACGAGCTCGCAGGACGAGTTTTCGAAGTGGGCgaagctgcgccgcaaggtTGACAAGCTCACGGCCGAGGTGGAAGAACAGA ACAAGACGATTTCCTCGTCGCAGTTCTTCTTTTCGATTCTGTTCAAGGTGTTTATGTTTGTGCTGAACATGGCGATCCCTACGATTATTTCGTCCTACTTCAGCACGACACCCATGTTCTTCCTCCCTCCCGGCGACTGGTTCGGGCCCCTTGGCTACCTCTTTAGCTTCCCCAAGGCCCCCATCGGTGCGGTGAGCACCACGGTCTGGACCACGGTCTGTGGTCGTGTCCTGTCGCTGGTTGGCGCCTACTGCCGCGAGCTCTTTGTAAAGGACCCTGTGCTGGATATGGACGAGAAAGCGCAACAAGCCGCGCCCAAGATCCCGGtccccgaggcgccgctggcCGAGAAGAGCGCGCCTGCCACGACGCTgaagcagcgcaaggcgacTGCCTCTGACGAGTAG
- the DUG3 gene encoding glutamine amidotransferase subunit (COG:M; EggNog:ENOG503NWKE) — MHNGQISQFSKIKRRLLAALPEPLFLWPQGHTDSEFTFALFLSHLKNPSSMEEFSYKELKDAVLMTIRDINQWSKEAGIEEYFSTGTSFYEHSEGAYRMVKADRRQKIVVVASEPLTFEKADWMEIESNTILCITPNMNVLQYPIVDEYHNPQSHPHVRDPNFAMRAGFHSNAQIPPEIREDIPTESPYLGAAQDMPLETCARTVAI, encoded by the exons ATGCACAACGGCCAGATCTCGCAGTTTTCCAAAATCAAGCGGCGCCTGTTggccgcgctgcccgagcccTTGTTCCTCTGGCCGCAAGGGCACACGGACTCTGAGTTCACCTTTGCGCTCTTTTTGAGTCATCTGAAGAACCCATCGAGTATGGAAGAGTTCAGCTACAAAGAGCTGAAGGATGCGGTCCTGATGACCATTCGCGACATTAACCAATGGTCGAAAGAGGCCGGCATTGAAGAG TACTTTTCCACGGGCACCTCCTTTTATGAGCATTCGGAAGGCGCCTACCGTATGGTCAAGGCGGACCGTCGTCAAAAGATTGTTGTGGTCGCGAGTGAGCCGCTGACGTTTGAAAAAG CCGACTGGATGGAGATCGAGTCGAATACGATTTTGTGCATTACCCCCAACATGAATGTGCTCCAATACCCCATTGTGGACGAGTACCACAATCCTCAATCGCACCCTCACGTCCGCGACCCCAACTTTGCTATGCGTGCAGGGTTCCATTCCAATGCCCAAATCCCTCCCGAGATCCGCGAAGACATCCCCACCGAGTCACCCTACCTGGGTGCGGCGCAAGACATGCCGCTGGAGActtgcgcacgcaccgtAGCCATTTAA